A region from the Pelagovum pacificum genome encodes:
- a CDS encoding BMP family lipoprotein yields MPMKFTRRRAAQLMLCTALSGAAMPALAQEFTADDPMEVALVLHGTLGDKSFFDSAAAGMERAEAELPVDVTIIEAGLDRGRWEPALADAADQGFDVIIAGTWEMNGFMQDLAPDYPDQKFILFDDTPDFSTGEFGNIIAITYKTSTAAYLAGYAAAMISETGKLGEILGVEGSTVVEFAVGFEQGAMAANPDVEVTRAVAGSFTDPAKGKELALAQFSQGVDVVFPIAGGTGIGALQAARDEGMWAVGVDSDQAEIFEPSDPEQAAVIFTSVEKKIGDSLFDVLEQTLDGTAAYGTTLLLGLADGAVGISKNDYYMESVPEEVRTQVDEIEQQIINGEITVDSVM; encoded by the coding sequence ATGCCCATGAAGTTCACCCGCCGCCGCGCGGCGCAATTGATGCTCTGCACGGCGCTGTCCGGCGCCGCCATGCCCGCGCTTGCGCAGGAATTCACCGCCGACGATCCGATGGAGGTCGCGCTCGTGCTGCACGGCACGCTCGGCGACAAGAGCTTCTTCGATTCCGCCGCCGCCGGGATGGAGCGGGCCGAAGCGGAGTTGCCGGTCGACGTGACGATCATCGAGGCCGGGCTGGACCGTGGCCGCTGGGAGCCGGCACTCGCCGACGCGGCCGACCAAGGGTTCGACGTCATCATCGCCGGCACCTGGGAGATGAACGGCTTCATGCAGGACCTCGCGCCGGACTATCCGGACCAGAAGTTCATCCTGTTCGATGACACGCCCGATTTCTCCACCGGAGAGTTCGGCAACATCATCGCGATCACCTACAAGACCTCGACCGCCGCTTACCTCGCGGGCTACGCCGCCGCGATGATCTCGGAGACCGGCAAGCTGGGTGAGATCCTCGGCGTCGAGGGCTCGACCGTGGTCGAGTTCGCCGTCGGCTTCGAGCAAGGCGCGATGGCTGCCAACCCGGATGTCGAAGTGACGCGCGCCGTCGCCGGCAGCTTCACCGACCCGGCGAAGGGCAAGGAACTGGCGCTCGCCCAGTTCAGCCAGGGTGTCGACGTGGTGTTCCCGATCGCCGGGGGCACAGGCATCGGCGCGCTGCAGGCCGCGCGGGATGAGGGCATGTGGGCCGTTGGTGTCGACAGCGACCAGGCCGAGATTTTCGAGCCCTCCGATCCGGAGCAGGCCGCCGTGATCTTCACCTCCGTCGAGAAGAAGATCGGCGACAGCCTGTTCGACGTTCTGGAGCAGACGCTGGACGGCACGGCCGCCTACGGCACGACGCTGCTGCTTGGCCTTGCCGACGGGGCCGTCGGGATCTCCAAGAACGATTACTACATGGAGAGCGTGCCCGAAGAGGTCCGGACCCAGGTCGACGAGATCGAACAGCAGATCATCAACGGTGAGATCACGGTCGACTCCGTGATGTGA
- a CDS encoding cytidine deaminase — translation MALQDSPFPRDAGIPDRLASRDVTGLLSAARSAMSRGLILEPAKTEDLVTRFGLESREELGLHLLPLAREIAAPPISDFHVGAVGVATDGTVILGGNLEWPGTNLGFTLHGEGFVAIRAHHLGLRLATLAITEAHPCAHCRQCLAEHASGETLMIVDPHGHRLSLSDLYPWPFSPTALGQPGALPEKTLPVTITGHCPEPVRDLLTAEAGRAHAPYSGSVSALVLDTGQLSVCGFVIESVAFNPTIQPVMSAFVQLIANGGRPSDVRQAWLLQRGGSVDYAAPTADLLGKVAPGAALHLLDWPA, via the coding sequence ATGGCGCTTCAGGACTCCCCCTTCCCAAGGGACGCCGGGATCCCGGATCGCCTCGCCTCCCGCGATGTGACCGGACTGCTCTCCGCCGCCCGGTCCGCCATGAGTCGGGGACTGATTCTTGAACCCGCGAAGACCGAAGATCTGGTCACGCGATTCGGCCTGGAGAGCCGGGAGGAGCTCGGCCTCCACCTGCTTCCGCTGGCGCGTGAGATCGCGGCGCCACCGATCTCCGATTTCCATGTCGGCGCGGTCGGAGTGGCGACCGACGGGACCGTCATTCTCGGCGGAAACCTCGAATGGCCGGGGACCAACCTCGGCTTTACGTTGCATGGCGAGGGCTTCGTCGCGATCCGCGCGCATCACCTCGGCCTCAGGCTCGCCACGCTCGCCATCACCGAGGCGCACCCCTGCGCCCATTGCCGCCAGTGCCTTGCCGAACACGCATCCGGTGAGACGCTGATGATCGTCGACCCGCACGGGCACCGGCTTTCGCTGTCCGACCTCTACCCCTGGCCGTTCTCCCCGACAGCCCTCGGGCAGCCGGGTGCGCTGCCGGAGAAAACGTTGCCGGTAACGATTACAGGCCATTGTCCGGAACCGGTCAGAGACCTGCTGACCGCGGAGGCCGGCCGCGCGCATGCGCCCTACTCCGGGTCCGTTTCCGCACTCGTGCTCGATACCGGGCAACTGTCTGTTTGCGGGTTCGTGATCGAAAGCGTCGCCTTCAATCCGACGATCCAGCCAGTCATGTCCGCATTCGTACAACTGATCGCGAATGGCGGACGTCCATCCGATGTCAGACAGGCATGGCTGCTTCAGCGCGGCGGATCCGTCGACTATGCCGCGCCGACGGCGGACCTGCTGGGCAAGGTCGCGCCCGGCGCGGCACTCCACCTTCTGGACTGGCCGGCATGA
- a CDS encoding nucleoside hydrolase: MSRNPLILDTDGGIDDAQALVMLLAHGVRPVAVTTVFGNVPLELATRNMQAVLALCEAAEIPVISGQSAPLSQPMVNATHVHGEDGLGGADIPADLPPIAGTDAVGFLREMISGQMEQGGKTDLLMIGPLTNLAVALTLDPGLASGIGQLTIMGGTVYGRGNTTPAAEFNIYADPEAADIVLRADIPTLIVPWEPCVSHFVDGAAMDLLFDGHADTPLGKFNKAIADRSRHVAVSYGGDDVFRFVDPFAAAVVIDPDLIRTTTDASSAVALAPGLTRGMTLVDPSRRLGTPPVTFIETGDVARLTEIYAASVRWHPSRQKEAQPAGE, from the coding sequence ATGAGCCGCAATCCCCTGATCCTCGACACCGATGGCGGGATCGACGACGCGCAGGCGCTGGTTATGCTGCTGGCCCACGGCGTGCGGCCCGTCGCCGTTACGACTGTCTTCGGCAACGTGCCGCTGGAGCTCGCGACGCGCAACATGCAGGCGGTTCTCGCGCTTTGCGAAGCGGCGGAGATCCCGGTCATCTCCGGCCAGTCTGCACCGCTGTCGCAGCCGATGGTGAACGCGACGCATGTCCACGGAGAGGACGGCCTCGGCGGGGCGGATATCCCGGCGGATCTGCCGCCGATCGCGGGAACCGACGCGGTCGGATTCCTGCGCGAGATGATATCGGGCCAGATGGAGCAGGGTGGCAAGACCGACCTGCTGATGATCGGGCCCCTGACCAACCTCGCGGTCGCGCTGACGCTTGATCCCGGACTTGCGTCCGGTATCGGACAACTGACCATTATGGGCGGAACCGTTTACGGACGCGGCAACACCACGCCGGCGGCGGAGTTCAACATCTACGCCGACCCGGAAGCCGCCGACATCGTGCTCCGCGCCGACATCCCGACCCTGATCGTGCCTTGGGAACCCTGCGTGAGCCACTTCGTGGACGGTGCGGCGATGGATCTGCTGTTCGACGGTCATGCCGACACGCCGCTTGGCAAGTTCAACAAGGCGATCGCCGACCGATCGCGCCATGTCGCGGTGAGCTACGGTGGCGACGACGTGTTCCGCTTCGTCGATCCGTTCGCGGCCGCGGTGGTGATTGACCCGGACCTGATCCGCACGACGACCGACGCGAGCAGCGCCGTTGCGCTGGCGCCGGGGCTGACGCGGGGGATGACGCTGGTCGATCCGTCACGACGCCTCGGCACGCCGCCCGTCACCTTCATCGAAACCGGCGACGTCGCGCGCCTGACCGAGATCTACGCCGCCTCCGTCCGGTGGCATCCGTCACGACAAAAAGAAGCTCAGCCAGCAGGAGAGTAA
- a CDS encoding GntR family transcriptional regulator, whose product MSTEPLHARIFEDLRRRIVDGELTPGTRLPKETELAEAHGVARMTMNRVLSDLARDGFIVRRKRSGTFVAQPRGQSAVMEITDIAQEVAALGLRHEWRLESAERKRLSAAERTLLSLTPEDAADEVLLLRGLHLARGEPFCLETRAIDLRVAAGALDEDFAQTVPGQWLLRTMPWSAARHRVRAVNVAGRDARTLALSAGTACLEVLRETTIGEDWVTHVRLLYPGEAHQLVAEFAPQG is encoded by the coding sequence ATGTCGACCGAACCGCTTCACGCCCGCATCTTCGAGGACCTGCGCCGCAGGATCGTCGACGGAGAACTGACCCCCGGCACCCGCCTGCCGAAGGAGACGGAGCTCGCCGAGGCGCACGGCGTGGCGCGGATGACGATGAACCGCGTCCTCTCCGACCTCGCGCGGGATGGCTTCATCGTCCGGCGCAAGCGCAGCGGCACCTTCGTAGCGCAGCCCCGCGGCCAGTCTGCGGTGATGGAGATCACCGACATCGCGCAGGAAGTCGCCGCGCTTGGCCTGCGCCACGAGTGGCGGCTGGAAAGCGCGGAGCGCAAGCGACTGAGCGCGGCCGAACGGACACTGCTGAGCCTGACGCCCGAGGACGCGGCAGACGAGGTGTTATTGCTCCGCGGTCTGCACCTGGCGAGGGGCGAGCCCTTCTGCCTCGAGACGCGGGCCATCGACCTGCGCGTGGCAGCCGGTGCGCTGGACGAGGATTTCGCGCAGACGGTGCCCGGTCAGTGGCTGCTGCGGACGATGCCGTGGAGTGCCGCCCGTCACCGTGTGCGCGCGGTCAACGTCGCGGGGCGGGACGCCAGGACGCTCGCGCTCTCAGCCGGGACCGCCTGCCTCGAGGTGCTACGCGAGACGACGATCGGCGAGGACTGGGTGACCCATGTCCGGCTGCTCTATCCCGGCGAGGCGCACCAGCTCGTCGCGGAGTTCGCGCCGCAGGGTTAA
- the hutU gene encoding urocanate hydratase, with amino-acid sequence MTNPRHNLRDVYPPTGPELTAKSWQTEAPLRMLMNNLHPDVAENPHELVVYGGIGRAARTWDDFDAICDSLRGLEADETLIVQSGKPIAVIRTHAEAPRVLIANSNLVPHWATWEHFNELDKKGLAMYGQMTAGSWIYIGTQGIVQGTYETFAEAGRQHYGGDLTGRWILTAGLGGMGGAQPLAAVMAGACCLAVECDETRADFRIRTRYCDAKTRDLDEALAMIARWTEAGEAKSVALIGNAAEVFPELLRRKLAGEALPNGGPDIVTDQTSAHDPLHGYLPLGWSVADWRERQESDPKAVESAARASMKAHVEAMVGFWNAGTPTVDYGNNIRQVAKEEGFENAFAFPGFVPAYIRPLFCKGIGPFRWAALSGDPEDIHKTDRAMKELFPENEHLHRWLDMASQRIAFQGLPARICWIGLGDRHRAGLKFNEMVASGELSAPVVIGRDHLDSGSVASPNRETEAMMDGSDAVSDWPLLNALVNTASGATWVSLHHGGGVGMGFSQHAGVVICADGTPEAARKLERVLWNDPASGVWRHADAGYEEAIDCAREHGLKLPRILG; translated from the coding sequence ATGACCAACCCGCGCCACAACCTCCGCGACGTCTACCCGCCGACCGGCCCCGAGCTGACAGCGAAAAGCTGGCAGACGGAGGCGCCACTCAGGATGCTGATGAACAACCTGCACCCCGACGTCGCCGAGAACCCGCACGAGCTGGTCGTGTACGGCGGCATCGGACGCGCCGCGCGGACGTGGGACGACTTCGACGCGATCTGCGACAGCCTGCGCGGGCTCGAGGCGGACGAGACGCTCATCGTGCAGTCAGGCAAGCCGATCGCGGTGATCCGCACCCATGCCGAGGCGCCGCGCGTGCTGATCGCAAACTCCAACCTCGTGCCACACTGGGCAACGTGGGAGCATTTCAACGAGCTCGATAAGAAGGGCCTCGCCATGTACGGCCAGATGACCGCCGGGTCCTGGATCTACATCGGCACGCAGGGGATCGTTCAGGGCACGTACGAGACCTTCGCCGAGGCGGGGCGCCAGCACTATGGCGGCGACCTGACGGGCCGATGGATCCTGACCGCCGGCCTCGGCGGCATGGGCGGGGCGCAGCCGCTCGCCGCGGTGATGGCGGGGGCCTGCTGCCTGGCGGTCGAGTGCGACGAGACCCGCGCCGATTTCCGCATCCGCACCCGCTACTGCGACGCCAAGACCCGCGACCTCGACGAGGCGCTCGCCATGATCGCCCGCTGGACCGAGGCCGGAGAGGCGAAGTCCGTCGCCCTGATCGGCAACGCCGCGGAGGTCTTTCCCGAACTGCTCCGCCGCAAGCTGGCGGGCGAGGCGTTGCCGAACGGCGGGCCCGACATCGTCACCGACCAGACCTCCGCGCACGATCCGCTGCACGGCTACCTCCCGCTCGGCTGGTCCGTGGCGGACTGGCGCGAACGACAGGAGAGCGACCCGAAAGCGGTGGAGTCCGCCGCACGCGCCTCGATGAAAGCGCATGTCGAGGCGATGGTCGGTTTCTGGAACGCCGGCACGCCGACCGTGGATTACGGCAACAACATCCGCCAGGTCGCCAAGGAGGAAGGGTTCGAGAACGCCTTCGCCTTCCCCGGCTTCGTGCCCGCCTACATCCGGCCCTTGTTCTGCAAGGGGATCGGCCCGTTCCGCTGGGCCGCGCTGTCCGGCGATCCGGAGGACATCCACAAGACCGACCGCGCCATGAAGGAGCTTTTCCCCGAGAACGAGCACCTGCACCGCTGGCTCGACATGGCCTCCCAGCGCATCGCCTTCCAGGGCCTGCCGGCACGGATCTGCTGGATCGGGCTTGGCGACCGGCACCGGGCGGGGTTGAAGTTCAACGAGATGGTCGCCTCGGGCGAACTCTCGGCTCCGGTGGTGATCGGCCGTGACCACCTCGACAGCGGCTCGGTCGCCTCCCCCAACCGCGAGACGGAAGCGATGATGGATGGCTCCGACGCGGTGTCGGACTGGCCGCTGCTCAATGCGCTGGTGAACACGGCGTCGGGCGCGACTTGGGTGTCGCTGCACCACGGCGGCGGCGTCGGCATGGGCTTCTCGCAACACGCAGGCGTCGTGATCTGCGCCGACGGCACGCCCGAAGCGGCACGCAAGCTCGAACGGGTGCTCTGGAACGACCCGGCCTCGGGTGTCTGGCGGCACGCGGACGCGGGCTACGAGGAGGCGATCGACTGCGCACGCGAGCATGGGCTGAAGCTGCCGCGCATCCTCGGTTAA
- a CDS encoding ABC transporter permease, with translation MTELIAAVFSVTFFVTVIRATTPLLFATIGGLISDLSGALNVALEGMMLIAALTSVIVSVYAPWWIAVLAGCGAGALLGALMGFFHLRLKADVILVGFGVNILATGGTVFILALATGGDKGTSINLPSKSIPRVELPFLENIPVLNLLSGHSLLSWLAGFTVFAVWYFLYRTPRGLWLRGVGEYPAAPEAAGINVTGVRMWSLVASGAFAGLGGAQLAMFNYIGFTRDMTAGRGFIALGAVLLGARHPVGALLAALLFGVFEALSIVMPNLFNWIPGELIQTIPFLVTVIALILFSIRAQRALKARGVATH, from the coding sequence ATGACCGAGCTGATTGCGGCGGTCTTTTCCGTCACCTTCTTCGTCACCGTCATCCGCGCGACGACACCTTTGCTGTTCGCAACGATCGGGGGGCTGATCTCCGACCTGTCGGGCGCGCTGAACGTCGCGCTCGAGGGGATGATGCTGATCGCGGCGCTGACGTCCGTGATCGTATCGGTCTACGCGCCCTGGTGGATCGCGGTGCTGGCAGGCTGCGGAGCGGGGGCGCTGCTCGGCGCGCTCATGGGGTTCTTCCATTTGCGGCTGAAGGCGGACGTGATCCTGGTCGGCTTCGGGGTCAACATCCTCGCCACCGGCGGCACCGTCTTCATCCTCGCGCTCGCCACGGGCGGCGACAAGGGCACCTCGATCAACCTGCCGTCGAAATCGATCCCGCGGGTGGAGCTGCCGTTCCTCGAGAACATCCCCGTCCTGAACCTGCTGTCGGGCCACTCGCTGCTGAGCTGGCTGGCGGGCTTCACCGTCTTCGCGGTCTGGTACTTTCTCTACCGCACGCCGCGCGGTCTCTGGCTGCGGGGCGTGGGGGAATATCCGGCTGCGCCCGAGGCGGCGGGGATCAACGTCACCGGTGTGCGGATGTGGTCGCTGGTCGCGTCGGGCGCCTTCGCGGGGCTCGGCGGCGCACAGCTCGCCATGTTCAACTACATCGGCTTCACGCGGGACATGACGGCGGGGCGGGGTTTCATCGCGCTCGGCGCCGTCCTGCTCGGCGCGCGGCACCCGGTGGGCGCGCTGCTCGCCGCGCTGCTCTTCGGGGTGTTCGAGGCGCTGTCGATCGTGATGCCGAACCTGTTCAACTGGATCCCCGGAGAGCTGATCCAGACGATCCCGTTCCTCGTCACCGTGATCGCGCTGATCCTGTTCTCGATCCGCGCGCAACGGGCGTTGAAGGCGCGGGGCGTCGCCACCCACTAG
- a CDS encoding amidohydrolase family protein codes for MSSALLHNAMVLTVDAQNTCYDSGWVTVVDGRISGCGKAADRPDESGFDEVHDLAGHLLMPGLVNAHTHAAMVLFRGRSEGHSLLTMEGWYDTIRLPELAMESGDVGPAVALSCAEMALSGTTTFCEQYFFAEEIAEAVERAGLRAVIAYGIVELGDRERGISELAAASDFVRRQRRAEGRIVPWFGPHAPYVDNSEALLQDEVAMAAELGCGLHLHMAAGPEDNEITLARYDKSASQALEEAGFFKGRVHAAHCLDLSAEDIAVFARAEAASVVQCASAGFRSGRGMICPVVDLRAAGVTVALGTDNVAANNAYDMVLEMRMAGHAASHRQGKAQPIPARELVRMATIEGAKALGLDHEIGSIEAGKSADLACFDMRGAGWSEVPEVEAALVYSGSGRDLRHSWIAGEQIVRDRELVRRPFEDIRAEYSKTYADYWTRVSQMAEVA; via the coding sequence ATGAGTTCTGCTCTCCTTCACAACGCCATGGTCCTGACGGTCGATGCACAAAATACGTGCTACGATTCCGGCTGGGTAACGGTCGTGGATGGACGAATTTCCGGCTGCGGGAAGGCCGCGGATCGCCCGGACGAAAGCGGCTTCGACGAGGTGCATGACCTTGCCGGTCACTTGCTGATGCCGGGGTTGGTGAACGCCCACACCCATGCTGCCATGGTCCTGTTCCGGGGCCGGTCGGAGGGGCATTCGCTCCTCACGATGGAGGGCTGGTACGACACGATTCGGCTTCCCGAACTCGCGATGGAATCGGGCGACGTCGGGCCGGCGGTCGCGCTGTCCTGCGCGGAGATGGCTCTGTCGGGCACGACGACGTTCTGCGAGCAGTACTTCTTTGCCGAAGAGATCGCCGAAGCGGTCGAACGCGCCGGGCTTCGGGCCGTCATCGCCTACGGAATCGTGGAGTTGGGCGACCGGGAGCGGGGCATCTCCGAACTTGCCGCCGCGTCGGACTTCGTGCGTCGCCAGCGGCGGGCCGAGGGGCGGATCGTGCCGTGGTTCGGCCCCCACGCACCTTACGTCGACAATTCCGAGGCGCTCCTGCAGGACGAGGTGGCCATGGCGGCCGAGCTTGGCTGCGGGTTGCATCTGCACATGGCGGCGGGGCCCGAGGACAACGAGATCACGCTGGCCCGCTATGACAAGAGTGCCAGCCAGGCTCTTGAAGAGGCGGGATTTTTCAAGGGGCGGGTACATGCTGCGCATTGCCTCGACCTTTCGGCTGAGGACATCGCGGTTTTCGCGCGGGCGGAGGCGGCGTCGGTCGTTCAATGTGCGTCTGCCGGGTTCCGGTCGGGGCGGGGGATGATCTGCCCGGTCGTCGACTTGCGCGCGGCCGGCGTGACCGTGGCGCTCGGCACCGACAACGTCGCGGCGAACAACGCCTACGACATGGTGCTGGAGATGCGGATGGCGGGGCACGCGGCGTCGCACCGCCAGGGCAAGGCGCAACCGATCCCGGCGAGAGAGCTCGTGCGGATGGCGACGATCGAGGGGGCGAAGGCGCTCGGCCTCGATCACGAGATCGGCTCCATCGAAGCCGGCAAGTCCGCCGACCTCGCCTGTTTCGACATGCGCGGCGCGGGTTGGTCCGAAGTGCCGGAGGTCGAGGCGGCGCTGGTCTACTCCGGCTCGGGGCGGGACCTGCGGCACAGCTGGATCGCGGGGGAGCAGATCGTGCGCGACCGGGAACTGGTCAGACGTCCGTTTGAGGACATCCGGGCCGAATATTCGAAAACTTATGCGGACTACTGGACACGTGTCTCGCAGATGGCGGAGGTCGCATGA
- a CDS encoding ABC transporter permease — translation MSADRKPNKLNSFLREGARALSALLIALVVAFVIVLLTSEEPMEAFHTFLTAPVGSARTRGLWIDDVAKLTLTGLCFSLVFQARQFSLGAQGQVYVGGLFAALVALSPIGTTWLAIPLGMLAAMLAGAAYGFLPGYAKARFGASEIVSSLMLNYIAIRVVNWIVRAHLAPEGSGQLMSPEFPDAAIYPALIPGTRFDLGILFALIAVGVVWFLIFRTAWGLKLRLVGDNARFAEYAGIPSKAIMVSAMTVSGAIGGLLGSVYVQGRAFGRIAIDFDANLAFEGILVAIVARNKPLAVPVVAIAYGYLRQGAQFMGLRSDVPTEMLAVVQALIILLVASQFTFPGQKLFARLMRRDGQAAKTEAPGT, via the coding sequence ATGAGTGCGGACCGCAAACCCAACAAGCTGAACAGTTTCCTCAGGGAAGGCGCGCGGGCGCTGTCGGCGCTGCTGATCGCGCTGGTGGTGGCTTTCGTGATCGTGCTGCTGACCTCGGAAGAGCCGATGGAGGCGTTCCACACGTTCCTCACGGCGCCGGTGGGAAGCGCGCGGACGCGGGGCCTCTGGATCGACGATGTGGCCAAGCTGACGCTGACGGGGCTCTGCTTCAGCCTCGTCTTTCAGGCGCGGCAGTTCTCGCTCGGCGCGCAGGGGCAGGTCTACGTGGGCGGCCTGTTCGCCGCGCTGGTGGCGTTGTCGCCGATCGGGACGACATGGCTCGCCATTCCGCTCGGCATGCTGGCGGCGATGCTGGCCGGCGCGGCCTACGGGTTCCTGCCGGGCTATGCGAAGGCAAGGTTCGGCGCGTCCGAGATCGTCTCCTCGCTGATGCTGAACTACATCGCGATCCGCGTCGTGAACTGGATCGTGCGGGCCCACCTCGCGCCGGAGGGGTCGGGGCAGCTGATGAGCCCGGAATTCCCCGACGCGGCCATCTACCCGGCGCTGATCCCGGGAACGCGCTTCGACCTCGGCATCCTGTTCGCGCTGATCGCGGTCGGTGTCGTCTGGTTCCTGATCTTCCGGACCGCCTGGGGGCTGAAGCTGCGCCTCGTAGGCGACAACGCCCGCTTCGCCGAATATGCCGGCATTCCGTCGAAGGCGATCATGGTCTCGGCGATGACCGTGTCCGGCGCGATCGGCGGGCTGCTCGGCTCGGTCTACGTGCAGGGGCGGGCCTTCGGGCGGATCGCCATCGACTTCGACGCCAACCTCGCGTTCGAGGGGATCCTCGTCGCCATCGTCGCGCGCAACAAGCCGCTGGCGGTGCCCGTCGTGGCCATCGCCTACGGCTACCTGCGTCAGGGGGCGCAGTTCATGGGGCTGCGCTCCGACGTGCCGACCGAGATGCTGGCCGTCGTACAGGCGCTGATCATCCTTCTGGTCGCGTCGCAATTCACCTTCCCCGGCCAGAAGCTCTTCGCCCGCCTGATGCGGCGTGACGGGCAGGCGGCCAAGACGGAGGCTCCGGGCACATGA
- a CDS encoding ABC transporter ATP-binding protein yields the protein MNRIIEARGITRIYPGGTVANDGVSLTVNEGEVHAVVGENGAGKSTLMKILFGIEKPDEGTLVVDGQEARFDGPKDAIDRGVGMVFQHFSLVPSFSVYENVVLGSEPAAGVRFDRAAAIKRVRELSEQFRLRVDPEAQTRALPVGQQQRVEILKALYREAKILILDEPTAVLAPQEVEELFTAIRSLVKQGRTVIFIAHKLPEVLAISDRITVMRAGKTVGEVASSEVTEPELASMMVGREVALRVDRSTHDGPRAITVEGLTLKADTGVTLAEDLSLNVHEGEIVGLVGVEGNGQAELLEAVAGLRSAAKGDIRLKDRSLLGLSVLERRGMGVSSIPEDRLAEGLAVNSSTAENLVATRLSDPRFVRKGLLDRAAIRENARTLIERFSIRVGGPEFKINTLSGGNMQKVVVARELAEQPELLLVNQPTRGVDLGATQFIWKSITDARDGGAAVLLSSADLSELLALSDRLVVFYKGRIVAAFHNSEDLTAETLGSFMLGAETQDEAVMKAALR from the coding sequence TTGAACCGCATCATCGAGGCGCGCGGGATCACCCGCATCTATCCCGGTGGCACCGTCGCGAACGACGGCGTGTCGCTGACCGTGAACGAAGGCGAGGTTCATGCCGTGGTCGGCGAGAACGGCGCCGGCAAGTCCACCCTGATGAAGATCCTGTTCGGCATCGAGAAGCCCGACGAGGGCACGCTCGTCGTCGATGGACAGGAGGCCCGCTTCGACGGGCCGAAGGACGCCATCGACCGGGGCGTCGGCATGGTATTCCAGCATTTCTCGCTCGTCCCGTCCTTCTCGGTGTACGAAAATGTCGTGCTGGGGTCGGAGCCTGCGGCGGGCGTCCGGTTCGACCGGGCCGCCGCGATCAAGCGGGTGCGGGAGCTGTCCGAACAGTTCCGCCTGCGCGTGGATCCCGAGGCGCAGACCCGCGCGCTGCCGGTGGGGCAGCAGCAGCGGGTCGAGATCCTCAAGGCGCTCTATCGCGAGGCGAAGATCCTGATCCTCGATGAGCCGACGGCCGTGCTGGCCCCGCAGGAAGTGGAGGAGCTGTTCACGGCGATCCGCTCGCTGGTGAAGCAGGGGCGCACGGTGATCTTCATTGCCCACAAGCTGCCGGAGGTTCTTGCGATCTCCGACCGGATCACGGTGATGCGGGCCGGCAAGACGGTGGGCGAAGTCGCCTCGTCCGAGGTGACCGAGCCCGAGCTTGCATCGATGATGGTGGGTCGGGAAGTGGCGCTGCGAGTCGACCGCTCCACCCATGACGGGCCACGCGCCATCACGGTCGAAGGACTGACGCTGAAGGCCGACACGGGTGTGACGCTGGCGGAGGACCTGAGCCTCAACGTCCACGAGGGCGAGATCGTCGGCCTCGTCGGGGTCGAAGGCAACGGGCAGGCGGAATTGCTCGAAGCGGTCGCCGGTCTGCGCTCCGCCGCGAAGGGCGATATCCGGCTGAAGGATCGGTCGCTGCTCGGGCTGTCGGTGCTGGAGCGGCGGGGGATGGGCGTCTCCTCCATCCCCGAGGACCGGCTGGCCGAAGGGCTGGCGGTGAACAGTTCGACCGCCGAGAACCTTGTCGCGACGCGGCTGTCCGATCCGCGCTTCGTGAGGAAAGGGCTGCTCGACCGGGCCGCGATCCGTGAGAACGCGCGGACGCTGATCGAGCGGTTCTCGATCCGGGTCGGGGGACCGGAGTTCAAGATCAACACGCTTTCGGGCGGCAACATGCAGAAGGTGGTCGTCGCGCGCGAGCTGGCGGAACAGCCAGAGCTGCTGCTCGTCAACCAGCCGACGCGGGGCGTCGACCTCGGCGCGACGCAGTTCATCTGGAAGAGCATCACGGATGCGCGCGACGGTGGTGCGGCGGTGCTGCTGTCTTCCGCCGATCTGAGCGAGCTGCTCGCGCTCTCCGACCGGCTGGTTGTGTTCTACAAGGGACGGATCGTGGCGGCCTTCCACAACAGCGAGGACCTGACGGCGGAGACGCTCGGCTCCTTCATGCTGGGGGCGGAAACGCAGGACGAGGCAGTGATGAAGGCAGCGTTGCGATGA